From one Gossypium hirsutum isolate 1008001.06 chromosome D08, Gossypium_hirsutum_v2.1, whole genome shotgun sequence genomic stretch:
- the LOC107933799 gene encoding ethylene-overproduction protein 1 isoform X2, with protein MVHFVKKLLSLKLKGTFKSTQVHASSPPNTPIVNTIGSSSVASKLIRSAVSGAKTMLPFGLPKTDHLEPTIEPQLKPIQLVETLADLYRRLGTCLESEKSLICIEQYSILSSLGDPKLLRRCLRAARQHAFDVHSKVVLSALLRYERREDEHDGVSPMDCSSFILECPKATLESGCDLNSIYDHCKCYQECTNSADVQISKEDELLTLEEDSDISFCVGNEEIDCVRSKIAALSTPFKAMLCGSFIESKRSKIDFSQNGISVELMKAVDLYSRTKRVDMFSPKIVLELLSFAERFCCEEMKSACDIHLATFVNCMEDVLVLIEYGLEDRANVLVASCLQVLLRELPSSLHSPKVMRIFCSSEARERLAAAGHASFLLYYFLSQVAMEEDKVSNTTVMLLERLKECATLKWQKALALHQLGCVWLERLEYKSAQCYFEAATEAGHVYSLAGIARSRYKQGQQHSAYKLMNTLISEYKAVGWMYQERSLYNTGENKIADLNTATELDPTLSFPYKYRAVSKAEKKQTKDAISEIDRIIQFKLAPDCLELRAWFFIAIEDYGSALRDIRAMLTLEPSYKMFNVRLSGDDLIDLLNHKVQQGSQADCWLQLYDQWSSIDDIGSLAIIHQMLVNDPWKSLLRFRQSLLLLRLNCKKAAMRCLQLACNLSSSEHEKLIYEGWIFYDTGHREEALAKAEKSILIQRSFEAFFLKAYTLSDSNLDPESSSYVIELLEEAIRCPSDGLRKGQALNNLGSKYVDSGKLDQAANCYMNALDIKHTKAHQGLARVYSLRNQQKAAYAELSKLIEKAHNNASAYENRSEYCDSEMAKNDLNMATELDPLRTYPYSYRAAVLMDNQKETEAIEELSKAIAFKPDLQMLHLRAAFYESIGNLNSALCDCEAALCLEPDHIDTLDLYNRARDQAIHPQQI; from the exons ATGGTGCATTTTGTAAAGAAACTGCTTAGTCTTAAGCTAAAAGGAACATTCAAAAGCACTCAAGTTCATGCCTCGAGTCCACCAAATACCCCAATTGTTAACACTATTGGCTCTTCTTCCGTAGCTAGTAAGCTTA TAAGGTCTGCTGTCTCAGGAGCTAAAACCATGCTTCCTTTTGGACTTCCTAAAACTGACCACCTTGAACCAACCATAGAACCTCAATTAAAACCAATTCAGTTGGTAGAAACCTTAGCTGATCTTTACCGCCGCCTTGGGACTTGTTTAGAATCAGAGAAATCATTGATATGCATTGAGCAGTACTCGATTTTGAGTAGCCTTGGCGATCCTAAGTTATTGAGAAGGTGCCTCCGTGCTGCAAGGCAACATGCCTTTGATGTGCACTCCAAGGTGGTTTTATCAGCTTTGTTAAGGTATGAGAGGAGAGAAGATGAACATGATGGTGTATCACCAATGGATTGCAGTAGTTTCATTCTTGAATGTCCTAAGGCTACTCTGGAATCTGGGTGTGATCTGAATTCAATTTATGACCACTGCAAGTGTTATCAAGAGTGTACTAACTCCGCTGATGTTCAAATCTCCAAGGAGGATGAGCTTTTGACATTGGAAGAAGATAGTGATATCTCCTTTTGTGTTGGCAATGAGGAGATTGATTGTGTTCGATCTAAAATTGCTGCACTTTCAACTCCTTTTAAGGCAATgctatgtggaagtttcattgaGTCAAAAAGATCTAAAATTGATTTTTCACAAAATGGGATCTCTGTTGAGCTAATGAAAGCTGTGGATTTGTACAGTAGGACTAAGAGGGTGGACATGTTTTCTCCTAAGATTGTTCTGGAGCTCTTATCTTTTGCAGAAAGGTTCTGTTGTGAGGAAATGAAGTCGGCTTGCGATATTCATTTGGCAACCTTTGTCAACTGTATGGAGGATGTTTTGGTCCTTATTGAATATGGGTTAGAGGACAGGGCAAATGTTCTAGTAGCTTCATGTTTGCAGGTGCTGCTAAGAGAGCTCCCAAGTTCTCTTCATAGCCCCAAAGTGATGAGGATATTTTGTAGCTCTGAGGCAAGGGAGAGATTGGCAGCAGCTGGACATGCTTCTTTCTTGCTGTATTATTTCCTAAGTCAGGTGGCTATGGAAGAGGATAAGGTGTCAAATACAACAGTGATGTTGTTAGAAAGGTTGAAAGAATGTGCCACATTAAAGTGGCAGAAGGCTCTAGCTTTGCATCAATTGGGTTGCGTGTGGCTCGAGAGACTAGAGTACAAAAGTGCTCAATGTTATTTTGAAGCAGCTACTGAGGCAGGTCATGTTTATTCATTAGCTGGTATTGCAAGATCTAGGTACAAGCAAGGGCAACAGCATTCAGCCTACAAGTTGATGAACACACTTATCTCCGAGTATAAAGCGGTCGGGTGGATGTATCAAGAACGATCTTTGTATAATACTGGGGAGAATAAGATTGCTGATTTGAACACTGCAACTGAATTGGATCCCACCCTATCCTTCCCATATAAATATAGAGCAGTCTCAAAAGCAGAGAAGAAACAAACTAAGGATGCTATTTCAGAGATTGACAGAATCATTCAATTCAAGCTTGCACCAGACTGCCTTGAATTACGGGCTTGGTTCTTCATAGCGATTGAGGATTATGGAAGTGCTTTGAGAGATATCAGAGCAATGTTAACTTTGGAGCCAAGTTACAAGATGTTCAATGTGCGATTAAGCGGGGATGATTTGATAGATCTCCTGAACCATAAGGTTCAGCAAGGAAGTCAAGCTGACTGCTGGCTGCAACTTTATGATCAATGGTCTTCCATTGATGATATTGGCTCTCTGGCTATAATTCACCAGATGCTTGTTAATGATCCTTGGAAAAGTCTCCTTAGATTTCGGCAATCTCTTCTTCTTTTAAG GCTAAACTGTAAGAAGGCTGCTATGCGATGTTTGCAATTAGCTTGTAACCTTTCAAGTTCTGAGCACGAAAAGTTAATTTATGAAGGATGGATTTTTTATGACACCGGCCATCGTGAAGAAGCTCTTGCTAAGGCTGAGAAGTCCATTTTGATTCAAAGGTCGTTTGAAGCCTTTTTCCTGAAAGCTTACACATTGTCAGATTCAAATCTGGATCCTGAGTCTTCTTCTTATGTCATTGAACTTTTGGAGGAAGCAATTAGATGCCCTTCGGATGGTCTTCGGAAAGGACAG GCACTCAACAATTTAGGCAGTAAGTATGTGGATTCTGGTAAACTGGATCAAGCTGCAAACTGCTATATGAATGCCCTTGATATCAAACATACAAAAGCTCATCAAGGTTTGGCACGCGTATACTCTTTAAGAAATCAGCAAAAAGCTGCTTATGCTGAGCTGTCCAAACTGATAGAGAAGGCACATAATAATGCCTCAGCATATGAGAACCGGTCGGAGTATTGTGACAGTGAGATGGCAAAGAACGATCTCAACATGGCAACAGAACTGGATCCACTCAGAACATACCCATATAGCTACAGGGCAGCTG TGCTAATGGATAACCAAAAAGAAACTGAAGCAATTGAAGAACTTTCAAAAGCCATAGCTTTCAAGCCTGACCTACAAATGCTTCACCTTCGAGCTGCATTTTACGAGTCAATTGGTAATCTCAATTCAGCTCTCTGTGATTGTGAAGCAGCACTCTGCTTAGAACCGGACCATATAGACACGCTTGATCTGTATAATAGAGCACGGGACCAAGCTATCCACCCTCAACAAATTTAA
- the LOC107933799 gene encoding ethylene-overproduction protein 1 isoform X1 translates to MLPFGLPKTDHLEPTIEPQLKPIQLVETLADLYRRLGTCLESEKSLICIEQYSILSSLGDPKLLRRCLRAARQHAFDVHSKVVLSALLRYERREDEHDGVSPMDCSSFILECPKATLESGCDLNSIYDHCKCYQECTNSADVQISKEDELLTLEEDSDISFCVGNEEIDCVRSKIAALSTPFKAMLCGSFIESKRSKIDFSQNGISVELMKAVDLYSRTKRVDMFSPKIVLELLSFAERFCCEEMKSACDIHLATFVNCMEDVLVLIEYGLEDRANVLVASCLQVLLRELPSSLHSPKVMRIFCSSEARERLAAAGHASFLLYYFLSQVAMEEDKVSNTTVMLLERLKECATLKWQKALALHQLGCVWLERLEYKSAQCYFEAATEAGHVYSLAGIARSRYKQGQQHSAYKLMNTLISEYKAVGWMYQERSLYNTGENKIADLNTATELDPTLSFPYKYRAVSKAEKKQTKDAISEIDRIIQFKLAPDCLELRAWFFIAIEDYGSALRDIRAMLTLEPSYKMFNVRLSGDDLIDLLNHKVQQGSQADCWLQLYDQWSSIDDIGSLAIIHQMLVNDPWKSLLRFRQSLLLLRLNCKKAAMRCLQLACNLSSSEHEKLIYEGWIFYDTGHREEALAKAEKSILIQRSFEAFFLKAYTLSDSNLDPESSSYVIELLEEAIRCPSDGLRKGQALNNLGSKYVDSGKLDQAANCYMNALDIKHTKAHQGLARVYSLRNQQKAAYAELSKLIEKAHNNASAYENRSEYCDSEMAKNDLNMATELDPLRTYPYSYRAAVLMDNQKETEAIEELSKAIAFKPDLQMLHLRAAFYESIGNLNSALCDCEAALCLEPDHIDTLDLYNRARDQAIHPQQI, encoded by the exons ATGCTTCCTTTTGGACTTCCTAAAACTGACCACCTTGAACCAACCATAGAACCTCAATTAAAACCAATTCAGTTGGTAGAAACCTTAGCTGATCTTTACCGCCGCCTTGGGACTTGTTTAGAATCAGAGAAATCATTGATATGCATTGAGCAGTACTCGATTTTGAGTAGCCTTGGCGATCCTAAGTTATTGAGAAGGTGCCTCCGTGCTGCAAGGCAACATGCCTTTGATGTGCACTCCAAGGTGGTTTTATCAGCTTTGTTAAGGTATGAGAGGAGAGAAGATGAACATGATGGTGTATCACCAATGGATTGCAGTAGTTTCATTCTTGAATGTCCTAAGGCTACTCTGGAATCTGGGTGTGATCTGAATTCAATTTATGACCACTGCAAGTGTTATCAAGAGTGTACTAACTCCGCTGATGTTCAAATCTCCAAGGAGGATGAGCTTTTGACATTGGAAGAAGATAGTGATATCTCCTTTTGTGTTGGCAATGAGGAGATTGATTGTGTTCGATCTAAAATTGCTGCACTTTCAACTCCTTTTAAGGCAATgctatgtggaagtttcattgaGTCAAAAAGATCTAAAATTGATTTTTCACAAAATGGGATCTCTGTTGAGCTAATGAAAGCTGTGGATTTGTACAGTAGGACTAAGAGGGTGGACATGTTTTCTCCTAAGATTGTTCTGGAGCTCTTATCTTTTGCAGAAAGGTTCTGTTGTGAGGAAATGAAGTCGGCTTGCGATATTCATTTGGCAACCTTTGTCAACTGTATGGAGGATGTTTTGGTCCTTATTGAATATGGGTTAGAGGACAGGGCAAATGTTCTAGTAGCTTCATGTTTGCAGGTGCTGCTAAGAGAGCTCCCAAGTTCTCTTCATAGCCCCAAAGTGATGAGGATATTTTGTAGCTCTGAGGCAAGGGAGAGATTGGCAGCAGCTGGACATGCTTCTTTCTTGCTGTATTATTTCCTAAGTCAGGTGGCTATGGAAGAGGATAAGGTGTCAAATACAACAGTGATGTTGTTAGAAAGGTTGAAAGAATGTGCCACATTAAAGTGGCAGAAGGCTCTAGCTTTGCATCAATTGGGTTGCGTGTGGCTCGAGAGACTAGAGTACAAAAGTGCTCAATGTTATTTTGAAGCAGCTACTGAGGCAGGTCATGTTTATTCATTAGCTGGTATTGCAAGATCTAGGTACAAGCAAGGGCAACAGCATTCAGCCTACAAGTTGATGAACACACTTATCTCCGAGTATAAAGCGGTCGGGTGGATGTATCAAGAACGATCTTTGTATAATACTGGGGAGAATAAGATTGCTGATTTGAACACTGCAACTGAATTGGATCCCACCCTATCCTTCCCATATAAATATAGAGCAGTCTCAAAAGCAGAGAAGAAACAAACTAAGGATGCTATTTCAGAGATTGACAGAATCATTCAATTCAAGCTTGCACCAGACTGCCTTGAATTACGGGCTTGGTTCTTCATAGCGATTGAGGATTATGGAAGTGCTTTGAGAGATATCAGAGCAATGTTAACTTTGGAGCCAAGTTACAAGATGTTCAATGTGCGATTAAGCGGGGATGATTTGATAGATCTCCTGAACCATAAGGTTCAGCAAGGAAGTCAAGCTGACTGCTGGCTGCAACTTTATGATCAATGGTCTTCCATTGATGATATTGGCTCTCTGGCTATAATTCACCAGATGCTTGTTAATGATCCTTGGAAAAGTCTCCTTAGATTTCGGCAATCTCTTCTTCTTTTAAG GCTAAACTGTAAGAAGGCTGCTATGCGATGTTTGCAATTAGCTTGTAACCTTTCAAGTTCTGAGCACGAAAAGTTAATTTATGAAGGATGGATTTTTTATGACACCGGCCATCGTGAAGAAGCTCTTGCTAAGGCTGAGAAGTCCATTTTGATTCAAAGGTCGTTTGAAGCCTTTTTCCTGAAAGCTTACACATTGTCAGATTCAAATCTGGATCCTGAGTCTTCTTCTTATGTCATTGAACTTTTGGAGGAAGCAATTAGATGCCCTTCGGATGGTCTTCGGAAAGGACAG GCACTCAACAATTTAGGCAGTAAGTATGTGGATTCTGGTAAACTGGATCAAGCTGCAAACTGCTATATGAATGCCCTTGATATCAAACATACAAAAGCTCATCAAGGTTTGGCACGCGTATACTCTTTAAGAAATCAGCAAAAAGCTGCTTATGCTGAGCTGTCCAAACTGATAGAGAAGGCACATAATAATGCCTCAGCATATGAGAACCGGTCGGAGTATTGTGACAGTGAGATGGCAAAGAACGATCTCAACATGGCAACAGAACTGGATCCACTCAGAACATACCCATATAGCTACAGGGCAGCTG TGCTAATGGATAACCAAAAAGAAACTGAAGCAATTGAAGAACTTTCAAAAGCCATAGCTTTCAAGCCTGACCTACAAATGCTTCACCTTCGAGCTGCATTTTACGAGTCAATTGGTAATCTCAATTCAGCTCTCTGTGATTGTGAAGCAGCACTCTGCTTAGAACCGGACCATATAGACACGCTTGATCTGTATAATAGAGCACGGGACCAAGCTATCCACCCTCAACAAATTTAA
- the LOC107933800 gene encoding inactive receptor-like serine/threonine-protein kinase At2g40270 — translation MYGLWGFERLKLRMMVVMLLMLVLSLFEQNMSFSSPLNREGLALLRFKQRVVSDPFGALSNWKEIDGEIDPCSWFGVECSDEKVVILNLKDLCLVGNLGPEFGKLENLKSIILRNNSFSGSIPQEIGELKELEVLDLGFNNFSGPFPSDFGNNLSLTTLLLDNNEFLGNLAPEIYDVKMLSEFQVDENRLTDAATIPSCKSSGFPWNIAQPGDIAYGRRLQQVLVPSKTANERISQLSPSPSPSESSFSPSMSPSPSSLSPSESPSSIFLTPAPSPSPSPSPELAPAPALQPPVDPSVSISEPPQSRNAPANSPASTPRQISNENSGSKHHIFPILIASIGGSLIVLVSVLSIILFRNSKVVSVKPWATGLSGQLQKAFVTGVPKLKRSELEAACEDFSNVIGTFSDGTVYKGTLSSGVEIAVTSTAISSREDWSKNLETQFRNKIDSLSKVNHKNFVNLIGYCEENTPFTRMMVFEYVPNGSLFEHLHIQEAEHLDWGMRLRIAMGIAYCLEHMHQLTPPIAHRNLQSCSVYLTEDYAAKISDFSFLNNATAAKVGSATMELLESPSADAESNVYSFGVILFEMITGRIPYSIDNGSLADWASDYLKRDQPLKETVDPTLKFFQEDDLENLFEVVKTCVNPDPKERPTMKEVAAKLKEITAMGPDGATPKLSPLWWAELEILSTESS, via the exons ATGTATGGGCTCTGGGGATTCGAGCGGTTGAAGCTCAGGATGATGGTGGTCATGCTGTTAATGCTGGTTTTATCATTGTTTGAGCAGAATATGAGCTTCTCCTCGCCTTTGAACCGTGAAG GTTTGGCTTTGTTGAGGTTCAAACAGAGAGTGGTGAGTGACCCTTTTGGTGCTTTATCGAACTGGAAGGAAATTGATGGAGAGATTGATCCGTGTTCTTGGTTCGGGGTCGAATGCTCTGATGAAAAAGTTGTAATTTT AAATTTGAAAGATCTTTGCCTTGTTGGGAACCTGGGACCTGAATTTGGGAAGCTGGAGAATTTAAAATCTAT TATATTGCGCAACAACTCTTTCTCTGGAAGCATTCCTCAAGAAATTGGGGAATTGAAGGAGCTGGAGGTGTTGGATTTAGGATTCAATAACTTTAGTGGACCATTTCCATCTGATTTTGGCAACAATCTCTCCTTGACAACACT TTTACTTGACAACAATGAGTTTCTTGGAAATCTAGCACCTGAAATATACGATGTTAAGATGCTTTCTGAATTTCAAGTAGATGAGAATCGGCTAACTGATGCTGCTACTATACCATCTTGTAAAAGCAGTGGTTTCCCCTG GAACATTGCCCAGCCAGGAGATATAGCTTATGGGAGGCGGCTGCAGCAGGTGCTTGTACCCTCTAAGACAGCCAATGAAAGAATTTCCCAACTGTCACCATCACCTTCGCCATCAGAATCCTCATTTTCACCTTCAATGTCACCTTCACCTTCATCGTTGTCTCCTTCAGAATCCCCCTCCAGTATCTTTTTGACTCCTGCACCTTCACCTTCACCTTCACCTTCACCTGAATTAGCACCAGCTCCAGCTTTACAACCTCCTGTAGATCCATCAGTATCTATCTCTGAACCACCCCAATCACGCAATGCCCCAGCCAATTCCCCTGCTTCAACTCCAAGGCAAATATCAAATGAGAATTCTGGTTCAAAACATCATATTTTTCCAATTTTGATTGCAAGTATTGGAGGTTCCTTGATTGTTTTGGTTTCAGTCCTTAGCATTATCCTCTTCCGAAATAGTAAGGTGGTTTCTGTCAAACCTTGGGCCACGGGATTAAGTGGGCAGCTGCAGAAGGCATTTGTAACAG GTGTACCGAAGCTCAAGCGATCAGAACTTGAAGCAGCTTGTGAGGATTTCAGCAATGTAATTGGTACCTTTTCTGATGGAACAGTCTACAAGGGGACTTTATCAAGTGGGGTCGAAATAGCAGTGACATCAACTGCGATTTCATCTCGTGAAGACTGGTCAAAGAATTTAGAGACACAATTTAGAAACAAG ATAGACTCGTTGTCTAAAGTGAACCACAAGAATTTCGTGAACCTTATTGGCTATTGTGAAGAAAATACGCCCTTCACAAGAATGATGGTTTTTGAGTATGTTCCTAATGGATCACTCTTTGAGCATCTACATA TACAAGAAGCTGAGCACTTGGACTGGGGAATGCGCCTAAGGATAGCCATGGGAATAGCGTACTGCCTTGAGCATATGCATCAGCTTACTCCCCCTATAGCCCATAGAAACTTGCAGTCTTGCTCTGTGTATCTGACTGAAGACTATGCTGCAAAAATATCTGATTTCAGCTTCTTGAATAATGCTACCGCAGCCAAGGTGGGATCGGCTACCATGGAGCTCTTAGAATCTCCATCAGCAGATGCAGAGAGCAATGTTTACAGCTTCGGGGTGATATTGTTTGAAATGATAACTGGTAGGATCCCGTATTCGATAGACAATGGCTCCCTTGCAGACTGGGCCTCAGACTACTTGAAAAGGGACCAACCCTTGAAAGAAACGGTGGATCCAACTCTTAAATTTTTCCAAGAAGATGATCTGGAAAATTTGTTTGAAGTGGTTAAAACTTGTGTTAATCCTGATCCAAAAGAGAGACCAACAATGAAAGAAGTTGCAGCCAAGTTAAAAGAGATCACAGCAATGGGACCTGATGGAGCAACTCCAAAACTCTCTCCCCTTTGGTGGGCTGAGCTTGAAATATTGTCTACAGAATCAAGTTAA